A single Nocardioides bizhenqiangii DNA region contains:
- a CDS encoding MCE family protein — MKPMNARDPFKTGLVAIALMGVVGAAVIFFSVASFGTNSYTAVLEHTGGLRVGEDVQVHGVSKGEVSSIELEDDRVLVRFVLDSEIELGSRTVATVKVATLLGSHYLEVDPAGSGELTDATIPIDRTSVPYNLQDVLESGAEALDELDPELLAEALTQTASTLGATQDEVRPALEGVARLSEMIASRSDQTGQLLTAARSVTDQLATSSKDIVAMMRQTNLVLTEVTSRRQAIHRLLVETTELARALRAIVESTRGKLAPGLRDLNDVIAFLNEQDDQLLHVLDVMAPAVRYVANASGNGPWVDLFTPYALPADDARCRLRGDC, encoded by the coding sequence ATGAAGCCGATGAACGCCCGTGACCCGTTCAAGACCGGGCTGGTCGCGATCGCTCTCATGGGGGTGGTCGGCGCCGCCGTGATCTTCTTCAGCGTCGCCAGCTTCGGCACGAACAGCTACACCGCCGTCCTCGAGCACACCGGAGGCCTCCGCGTCGGCGAGGACGTGCAGGTGCACGGCGTCAGCAAGGGCGAGGTCTCCAGCATCGAGCTCGAGGACGACCGCGTCCTGGTGCGCTTCGTGCTCGACAGCGAGATCGAGCTGGGCTCGCGCACGGTGGCGACCGTCAAGGTCGCCACCCTCCTCGGCAGCCACTACCTCGAGGTCGATCCGGCCGGGTCGGGGGAGCTCACCGATGCCACGATCCCGATCGACCGTACGTCCGTCCCCTACAACCTCCAGGACGTCCTGGAGAGCGGCGCCGAGGCGCTCGACGAGCTCGACCCCGAGCTGCTGGCCGAGGCGCTGACCCAGACGGCCAGCACCCTCGGCGCGACCCAGGACGAGGTCCGACCCGCCCTCGAAGGGGTGGCCAGGCTCTCCGAGATGATCGCGTCGCGCTCGGACCAGACGGGTCAGCTCCTCACCGCCGCCCGTAGTGTCACCGACCAGCTTGCGACGAGCAGCAAGGACATCGTCGCGATGATGAGGCAGACCAACCTGGTGCTCACCGAGGTCACGTCCCGTCGGCAGGCGATCCACCGGCTGCTGGTCGAGACGACCGAGCTGGCCCGGGCACTCCGTGCGATCGTCGAGTCGACCCGCGGCAAGCTGGCGCCGGGCCTCCGCGACCTCAACGACGTGATCGCCTTCCTCAACGAGCAGGACGACCAGCTGCTGCACGTGCTGGACGTGATGGCTCCGGCGGTCCGCTACGTCGCCAACGCCAGCGGGAACGGTCCGTGGGTCGACCTGTTCACCCCGTACGCCCTGCCGGCGGACGACGCCAGGTGCCGGTTGCGGGGTGACTGCTGA
- a CDS encoding MCE family protein — MTGIRVVAAKVAVFALAAILLLILLVNTMANGVSGDTNEFTAEFADVSGLRVGDDVKAAGVRVGQVTGIEATDEGATVDFVLVDEQKLYDTTKIIMRYQNLLGQRYLQLRQEGARGDELEDGAEIPMAVDSGPPGDRWRTDPGFDLTELLNGFRPLFEILQPSDVNELATSIIKVLQGEGGTIEGLLRQTAELTSFVADRDEVIGEVMTNLTPVLENLAGQGGELRATVVELRDLMTGLARDRKAIGASIDGISQLVGATSDLLRDAKVPMTRTSDRLATVAAMFKESRGDLEDSLEAFGTIFESLGRAGSYENALNIYACTFALALGDELINPAGGHGPWSEVCR, encoded by the coding sequence GTGACCGGGATCAGGGTCGTCGCCGCCAAGGTCGCGGTGTTCGCGCTCGCCGCCATCCTGTTGCTGATCCTGCTCGTCAACACGATGGCCAACGGGGTGTCCGGCGACACCAACGAGTTCACGGCGGAGTTCGCGGACGTCAGCGGCCTCCGGGTCGGCGACGACGTCAAGGCCGCTGGAGTCCGGGTCGGCCAGGTGACCGGCATCGAGGCCACCGACGAGGGCGCGACGGTGGACTTCGTGCTCGTCGACGAGCAGAAGCTCTACGACACGACCAAGATCATCATGCGCTACCAGAACCTGCTGGGGCAGCGCTACCTCCAGCTCCGCCAGGAGGGTGCGCGCGGCGACGAGCTCGAGGACGGCGCCGAGATCCCGATGGCGGTCGACTCCGGTCCGCCCGGTGACCGGTGGCGGACGGATCCGGGCTTCGACCTGACCGAGCTCCTCAACGGATTCCGGCCACTGTTCGAGATCCTCCAGCCGAGCGACGTCAACGAGCTGGCGACCTCCATCATCAAGGTGCTCCAGGGCGAGGGCGGCACGATCGAGGGTCTGCTGCGGCAGACCGCCGAGCTGACGAGCTTCGTCGCTGACCGGGACGAGGTGATCGGCGAGGTGATGACGAACCTCACGCCGGTGCTCGAGAACCTCGCCGGGCAGGGCGGCGAGCTCCGAGCCACCGTCGTCGAGCTCAGGGACCTGATGACCGGGCTGGCCCGGGACCGGAAGGCGATCGGCGCGTCCATCGACGGCATCAGCCAGCTGGTCGGGGCGACCAGCGACCTGCTCCGCGACGCGAAGGTGCCGATGACGCGGACCAGCGACCGGCTCGCGACCGTCGCCGCGATGTTCAAGGAGTCACGCGGAGACCTCGAGGACTCGCTGGAGGCGTTCGGCACCATCTTCGAGTCCCTTGGTCGCGCCGGGTCCTACGAGAACGCGCTCAACATCTACGCGTGCACGTTTGCGCTCGCCCTCGGCGACGAGCTGATCAACCCGGCGGGCGGGCACGGCCCGTGGTCGGAGGTCTGCCGATGA
- a CDS encoding MCE family protein, which yields MPRDLPRHTLARRGVIVLVALAFIGSLISLRSNGTFGSEPHVSAVVADAGGALRKGSDVKMGGVLVGKVSSVERDVTGGVLIDMEMSEEDLEHVPANVVARVLPATVFGTTFVDLVVHGRPSEESLEPGADVKADRTQDTLEFQQALDDIDRLVNALGPGELASAIGSASQALEGRGDQLAATVSTLSSYLGRLNPRMPAVREDLRALATTVGVIDEVAPDLLDATEDALVFTNSLINQEAAITSLITGGTELAGTSTEFLSRNQQRLVRWIRGMGGFVDILYDNRRAGITDAMTLNIILGNKLPTVVKEGFLQADSLLDTDLPPYYGSRDRPSYASFGSMVGGHP from the coding sequence ATGCCCAGGGACCTTCCCCGTCACACCCTCGCCCGGCGCGGGGTGATCGTGCTGGTGGCGCTGGCGTTCATCGGCAGCCTGATCTCGCTCAGGAGCAACGGCACCTTCGGCTCCGAGCCGCACGTGTCGGCCGTCGTCGCCGACGCCGGCGGAGCCCTGCGCAAGGGCTCCGACGTGAAGATGGGCGGCGTCCTCGTCGGGAAGGTCAGCTCGGTCGAGCGCGACGTCACCGGCGGCGTCCTCATCGACATGGAGATGTCCGAGGAGGATCTCGAGCACGTGCCCGCCAACGTGGTCGCGCGGGTCCTGCCGGCAACCGTGTTCGGTACGACGTTCGTCGATCTGGTCGTTCACGGAAGACCGTCGGAGGAAAGCCTCGAACCGGGAGCCGACGTGAAGGCCGACCGGACGCAGGACACCCTGGAGTTCCAGCAGGCGCTCGACGACATCGACCGGCTGGTCAACGCGCTCGGCCCTGGCGAGCTCGCCTCGGCGATCGGCTCCGCCTCGCAGGCGCTGGAGGGCCGCGGTGATCAGCTGGCGGCGACCGTGAGCACGCTGAGCTCCTACCTGGGTCGGCTCAACCCGCGGATGCCCGCGGTGCGCGAGGACCTCCGGGCGCTGGCGACGACGGTCGGCGTGATCGACGAGGTGGCGCCCGACCTGCTCGACGCCACCGAGGACGCCCTGGTGTTCACCAACAGCCTCATCAACCAGGAGGCGGCGATCACCTCGCTGATCACCGGCGGCACCGAGCTGGCCGGGACCTCGACCGAGTTCCTGTCCCGGAACCAGCAGCGCCTGGTGCGGTGGATCCGCGGGATGGGCGGCTTCGTCGACATCCTCTACGACAACCGGCGGGCGGGCATCACCGACGCGATGACCCTCAACATCATCCTGGGCAACAAGCTCCCGACGGTCGTCAAAGAGGGATTCCTGCAGGCCGACTCCCTCCTGGACACCGACCTCCCCCCGTACTACGGGAGCAGAGACCGGCCGTCGTACGCCAGCTTCGGCTCGATGGTCGGAGGTCACCCGTGA
- a CDS encoding MlaE family ABC transporter permease — protein MANVQPRGRGAGERFSDSLVGATDSVMNALAVIGHFASFSLEVVRGVPSTLALYPREMLRQLKDIAWGSGAILVGGGTVGVMILLSIAAGTSIGIEGFNGLEIVGLAPLTGFISASANTRELAPLIAALALGAQVGCRFTAQIGSMKIYEEIDALEVMAVNPMRYVVTTRVIACMLAILPLYLIGLIGSYAASQMSVVILFHQSPGQYDHYFSTFIQGRDVFLSVVKILIFAFTIALIHCWYGMKVGGGPQSVGEATGAAIRASIVSIVILDMVLTLVFWGGDPGFRISG, from the coding sequence ATGGCTAACGTCCAACCACGGGGGCGGGGAGCCGGCGAGCGGTTCTCCGACAGCCTGGTCGGTGCCACCGATTCGGTGATGAACGCGCTCGCCGTCATCGGCCACTTCGCGTCGTTCTCCCTGGAGGTCGTCAGGGGCGTGCCCTCGACGCTGGCGCTGTACCCGCGCGAGATGCTCCGCCAGCTCAAGGACATCGCGTGGGGCAGCGGCGCGATCCTCGTCGGTGGCGGGACGGTGGGCGTCATGATCCTGCTGTCGATCGCGGCCGGAACGTCGATCGGCATCGAGGGCTTCAACGGTCTCGAGATCGTCGGTCTGGCCCCTCTGACCGGGTTCATCTCCGCAAGCGCCAACACCCGCGAGCTGGCGCCCCTCATCGCGGCACTGGCGCTCGGCGCCCAGGTCGGCTGCCGGTTCACGGCCCAGATCGGGTCGATGAAGATCTACGAGGAGATCGACGCGCTCGAGGTGATGGCGGTCAACCCGATGCGCTACGTCGTCACCACCCGCGTGATCGCCTGCATGCTCGCCATCCTGCCGCTGTACCTGATCGGTCTGATCGGGAGCTACGCCGCGTCGCAGATGTCGGTCGTGATCCTCTTCCACCAGTCCCCGGGCCAGTACGACCACTACTTCTCGACCTTCATCCAGGGCCGCGACGTGTTCCTGTCGGTGGTCAAGATCCTGATCTTCGCGTTCACGATCGCCCTCATCCACTGTTGGTACGGCATGAAGGTGGGGGGTGGCCCGCAGTCCGTGGGCGAGGCCACCGGCGCGGCGATCCGCGCCAGCATCGTGTCCATCGTCATCCTCGACATGGTCCTGACCCTGGTCTTCTGGGGCGGCGACCCCGGCTTCCGGATCTCGGGGTGA
- a CDS encoding MlaE family ABC transporter permease, with protein sequence MTAITLGGRAVLDNLYGRTKAGIKTTGDLVILSAESVRFIATDILARRFSWPEFLLQCWFMTRVSLLPTILVSIPFGVITSVQIGAAANQIGAQSFIGAVNGIGILRQGAPLVTSLMIAGAVGSAICSDLGARTVREETDALMVMGISPVQRLVAPRVLAALLISMLLTVIVAMSAMITAFALVVGTGQISSGTYLDSFVGLAQPTDLYLAELKALIFGFIAVIVAAHKGLQARAGPKAVADAVNQAVVLSVILLAVVNVGITQAYVMLVPQGMV encoded by the coding sequence GTGACGGCCATCACGCTCGGCGGGCGGGCGGTCCTCGACAACCTCTACGGCCGGACGAAGGCCGGGATCAAGACGACCGGGGACCTGGTGATCCTGTCGGCGGAGTCGGTGCGGTTCATCGCGACCGACATCCTCGCCCGCCGCTTCTCCTGGCCCGAGTTCCTGCTCCAGTGCTGGTTCATGACCCGGGTCTCGCTGCTCCCCACGATCCTGGTGTCCATCCCGTTCGGCGTCATCACCTCGGTCCAGATCGGCGCCGCGGCCAACCAGATCGGCGCCCAGTCGTTCATCGGTGCGGTCAACGGCATCGGCATCCTCCGTCAGGGCGCGCCGCTGGTGACGTCCCTGATGATCGCCGGCGCCGTCGGGTCCGCGATCTGCTCCGACCTCGGCGCCCGGACCGTGCGCGAGGAGACCGACGCGCTGATGGTCATGGGCATCTCGCCGGTCCAGCGCCTGGTCGCACCGCGGGTCCTGGCAGCACTCCTGATCTCGATGCTGCTCACCGTCATCGTCGCGATGTCGGCCATGATCACCGCCTTCGCGCTCGTCGTCGGCACGGGGCAGATCTCCTCGGGCACCTACCTCGACTCCTTCGTCGGGCTCGCCCAGCCCACGGATCTCTACCTCGCCGAGCTCAAGGCGCTGATCTTCGGGTTCATCGCGGTGATCGTCGCCGCGCACAAGGGTCTGCAGGCCCGGGCGGGCCCGAAGGCGGTCGCGGACGCCGTCAACCAGGCGGTGGTCCTCAGCGTGATCCTGCTCGCCGTCGTCAACGTCGGCATCACGCAGGCCTACGTGATGCTCGTCCCGCAGGGGATGGTGTGA
- a CDS encoding DNA-3-methyladenine glycosylase family protein: MDRPDATRKWRPGWPCPVRNVLAQQRRGAGDPTMRLAPPGERGPHWRASRTPEGPVTLAIESRDSAGEVRAQAWGPGAAWALDQLPDLLGAADDWTGFEARHPVVAEARRRYPHVRLGRTARPLEALVPTIIEQKVTGNEAFAGFRALVLKYGAPAPGPAVGLHLQPEAASLARIPSWAWLGLHIDPARSRAVVTAARHADALERIAARTGGAVDLDRAIRSLPGLGVWTSAEVRQRALGDPDAVSFGDYHVAKDVGWALFGREIDDREMHAVLEPWRPHRGRVPLLLGAARLRRPRRGHRASLRGHLPTV; this comes from the coding sequence GTGGATCGGCCGGACGCGACGAGGAAGTGGCGTCCTGGCTGGCCGTGTCCGGTCCGCAACGTGCTGGCGCAGCAGCGGCGCGGAGCCGGTGACCCGACGATGCGGCTGGCTCCGCCGGGGGAGCGCGGGCCGCACTGGCGCGCGAGCCGGACACCGGAGGGGCCGGTCACCCTCGCGATCGAGTCGCGCGACTCGGCCGGTGAGGTGCGGGCCCAGGCCTGGGGCCCGGGAGCGGCCTGGGCACTCGACCAGCTGCCCGACCTGCTGGGCGCTGCCGACGACTGGACCGGGTTCGAGGCCCGGCACCCCGTCGTCGCAGAGGCGCGGCGTCGCTACCCGCACGTCCGCCTCGGCCGCACGGCCCGTCCGTTGGAGGCGTTGGTGCCCACGATCATCGAGCAGAAGGTCACCGGCAACGAGGCCTTCGCAGGCTTCCGTGCGCTGGTGCTGAAGTACGGCGCGCCCGCGCCGGGTCCGGCCGTCGGCCTCCACCTCCAGCCGGAGGCCGCCTCCCTGGCGCGCATCCCGTCGTGGGCATGGCTCGGGCTCCACATCGACCCCGCCCGGTCCCGGGCCGTGGTCACCGCGGCGCGGCACGCCGATGCGCTCGAGCGGATCGCCGCGCGGACGGGCGGCGCCGTCGACCTGGACCGCGCGATCCGCAGCCTTCCCGGTCTCGGGGTGTGGACGAGCGCCGAGGTGCGACAGCGCGCCCTCGGTGACCCCGACGCGGTCTCCTTCGGCGACTACCACGTAGCCAAGGACGTCGGATGGGCGTTGTTCGGCAGAGAGATCGATGACCGCGAGATGCACGCGGTTCTCGAGCCCTGGCGTCCGCACCGGGGCCGGGTCCCGCTGCTCCTCGGTGCCGCCCGGCTGCGGCGTCCGAGGCGGGGCCATCGCGCGTCACTCCGTGGACACCTGCCCACCGTGTGA
- a CDS encoding TetR/AcrR family transcriptional regulator, whose amino-acid sequence MTSAPDTRRPRLDQEAVLQAAEVLVDREGYDALTMTLLAAELDTRVSSLYNHVANLEDLRASIQVRAMRLLGEHVRRAAMGHAGADGLRVLSHELRAFARSNPQRYAAITRPPIDPEAFFAAAADTIEALGVMVRSAGLPEERLLPTGMAVFAALHGFVSLEVAGYFGEVDDDLDEVYEMVIRGAVTAAVLEATQI is encoded by the coding sequence GTGACTTCCGCTCCCGACACCCGCCGTCCCCGACTCGACCAGGAGGCGGTGCTGCAGGCGGCCGAGGTCCTCGTCGACCGCGAGGGGTACGACGCGCTCACGATGACCCTCCTCGCGGCCGAGCTCGACACCCGGGTCTCGTCCCTCTACAACCACGTGGCCAACCTCGAGGACCTCCGCGCGTCGATCCAGGTGCGCGCGATGCGGTTGCTGGGCGAGCACGTGCGCCGGGCGGCGATGGGCCATGCGGGCGCCGACGGGCTGCGGGTGCTGAGCCACGAGCTGCGTGCGTTCGCGCGGTCCAACCCGCAGCGCTACGCGGCGATCACCCGGCCGCCGATCGATCCCGAGGCGTTCTTCGCCGCGGCCGCGGACACGATCGAGGCGCTCGGCGTGATGGTGCGATCGGCGGGGCTGCCCGAGGAGCGGCTGTTGCCGACCGGGATGGCTGTCTTCGCCGCCCTCCACGGCTTCGTCTCGCTCGAGGTCGCCGGCTACTTCGGTGAGGTCGACGACGACCTCGACGAGGTCTACGAGATGGTCATCCGCGGCGCCGTCACGGCGGCCGTCCTCGAGGCCACTCAGATCTGA
- a CDS encoding ATP-dependent DNA ligase, with protein sequence MLLNEVVETSAAVAATRSRKEKTGLIADLLARTEPGQRELVAYYVSGRLRQRRTGLGWRGLQTLPEPADAPSLGVDEVDAAFEHLGSLGGTGSVAARAAAVADLFGRATADEQDWLRAVALGNVRQGALEAVMTEGVAQAASAPVADVRRAAMLAGGATYVVDAAFAGPDALAAIGLTVGRPIQPMLASSAPDLEAALAKIDGPLAVDAKLDGIRIQVHRRGDEVLVATRSLDDITHRLPEVVEVVRSLPAEELVLDGEALALDATGRPRPFQETASRTASAADGSTVVTPYFFDVLHLDGRDLLDLPATERWAALEALVPEAHRVPRWRGTDPAAARSFTEQVLADGHEGVVVKAAGAPYAAGRRGASWIKVKPVHTLDLVVLAVEWGSGRRRGTLSNIHLGARDDDYPERFVMLGKTFKETGLHTTGWVHVGKTFKGMTDEMLAWQTERFLKLEVSRDGQVVHVRPEQVVEIAFDGVQRSTRYAGGVALRFARVVRYRDDKTAGEADTIESLRSLLP encoded by the coding sequence GTGCTGCTCAACGAAGTCGTGGAGACCTCTGCGGCGGTCGCGGCCACCCGGTCGCGCAAGGAGAAGACGGGGCTGATCGCCGACCTGCTGGCCCGCACCGAACCGGGCCAACGGGAGCTCGTCGCCTACTACGTCAGCGGCCGGCTCCGGCAGCGCCGCACCGGGCTCGGCTGGCGCGGGCTGCAGACCCTGCCCGAGCCGGCCGACGCGCCGTCGCTCGGCGTCGACGAGGTCGACGCGGCGTTCGAGCACCTCGGCTCGCTCGGCGGCACCGGATCGGTGGCCGCGCGAGCGGCCGCCGTCGCCGACCTGTTCGGGCGGGCCACCGCGGACGAGCAGGATTGGCTGCGGGCGGTGGCGCTCGGCAACGTCCGCCAGGGCGCACTGGAAGCGGTGATGACCGAGGGGGTCGCGCAGGCGGCGAGCGCCCCGGTCGCCGACGTCCGGCGGGCGGCGATGCTCGCCGGCGGCGCGACGTACGTCGTCGACGCGGCGTTCGCCGGACCGGACGCGCTGGCCGCGATCGGCCTGACCGTGGGACGCCCGATCCAGCCGATGCTGGCGTCGTCCGCGCCCGACCTGGAGGCGGCCCTGGCGAAGATCGACGGCCCGCTGGCGGTCGACGCCAAGCTCGACGGCATCCGGATCCAGGTGCACCGTCGCGGCGACGAGGTGCTGGTCGCGACCCGCAGTCTCGACGACATCACCCACCGACTGCCCGAGGTGGTCGAGGTGGTGCGGTCCCTCCCGGCCGAGGAGCTGGTGCTCGACGGCGAGGCGCTCGCGCTCGACGCCACCGGCCGGCCGCGGCCGTTCCAGGAGACTGCCTCCCGCACGGCGTCCGCCGCAGACGGCAGCACGGTGGTCACGCCGTACTTCTTCGACGTGCTGCACCTCGACGGGCGCGACCTGCTCGACCTGCCGGCCACCGAGCGCTGGGCAGCGCTTGAGGCCCTGGTGCCCGAGGCACACCGGGTGCCGCGCTGGCGCGGCACGGACCCGGCGGCCGCCCGGTCGTTCACGGAGCAGGTGCTCGCCGACGGGCACGAGGGGGTCGTGGTCAAGGCAGCAGGAGCGCCGTACGCCGCCGGCCGGCGCGGCGCGTCGTGGATCAAGGTCAAGCCGGTGCACACCCTCGACCTGGTCGTCCTCGCGGTCGAGTGGGGCTCCGGCCGACGGCGCGGGACGTTGTCCAACATCCACCTCGGCGCGCGCGACGACGACTACCCGGAGCGGTTCGTGATGCTGGGCAAGACCTTCAAGGAAACTGGGTTACATACTACTGGCTGGGTGCACGTCGGGAAGACTTTCAAGGGCATGACCGACGAGATGTTGGCTTGGCAGACGGAACGCTTCCTCAAGCTCGAAGTCAGCCGGGACGGTCAGGTGGTCCACGTGCGACCAGAGCAGGTGGTCGAGATCGCGTTCGATGGAGTTCAGCGGTCGACCCGGTATGCGGGTGGCGTCGCCCTGCGGTTCGCTCGCGTGGTCCGCTACCGCGACGACAAGACTGCCGGCGAGGCTGACACGATCGAGAGCCTCAGATCGCTTCTCCCCTGA
- a CDS encoding ATP dependent DNA ligase translates to MSAFPRTSVPVSHDQQPVTDGYPPSASEWGPCERFQELKTHEDDWTVHVRPEQVVEIAFDGLQRSSRYPGGVALRFARVVRYRDDKTADQADTIETVRQIATRTG, encoded by the coding sequence ATGTCGGCTTTCCCAAGAACCTCGGTGCCCGTATCCCACGACCAGCAACCTGTTACTGACGGGTACCCTCCATCCGCGTCCGAATGGGGTCCGTGCGAACGGTTCCAGGAGCTGAAGACGCACGAGGACGACTGGACCGTGCACGTCCGGCCGGAGCAGGTCGTCGAGATCGCGTTCGACGGGCTGCAGCGGTCGTCGCGCTATCCCGGTGGCGTCGCGCTGCGGTTCGCGCGGGTGGTGCGCTACCGCGACGACAAGACCGCCGACCAGGCCGACACGATCGAGACCGTGCGGCAGATCGCCACCCGAACCGGCTAG
- a CDS encoding TetR/AcrR family transcriptional regulator, translating to MATRAPQTDGRRRAAAARRRARKEQIIAATRELFDSRGVRDVQIEEIAGAVGINRAIVYRHFTGKEELFALTLVGYLDELHDAMQDAAASSTEAPDRLAAVVGAFIDYGVAHPAFVDCAQSLMVRPGDELLDDISDGALFRLGRGITSCMTILSQVLAEGTESGDFTMTSDPVVMANTMYASGLGALHLARLGILVSESAPGVPVVSQVSAEQVREYVVSSALAVVMRGVRAS from the coding sequence ATGGCGACTCGCGCACCGCAGACCGACGGCCGACGCAGGGCGGCGGCCGCTCGACGCCGCGCGCGCAAGGAGCAGATCATCGCGGCCACCCGTGAGCTGTTCGACTCCCGCGGCGTGCGCGACGTCCAGATCGAGGAGATCGCCGGCGCGGTCGGCATCAACCGGGCGATCGTCTACCGCCACTTCACCGGCAAGGAGGAGCTGTTCGCGCTCACCCTGGTCGGCTACCTCGACGAGCTCCACGACGCGATGCAGGACGCCGCGGCGTCGAGCACCGAGGCGCCCGACCGGCTGGCCGCCGTCGTCGGCGCCTTCATCGACTACGGCGTAGCGCATCCTGCGTTCGTCGACTGCGCTCAGTCGCTGATGGTGCGCCCCGGTGACGAACTGCTGGACGACATCTCCGACGGTGCGCTGTTCCGCCTCGGGCGCGGCATCACCTCGTGCATGACGATCCTGTCGCAGGTGCTGGCCGAGGGCACCGAGTCCGGAGACTTCACGATGACCTCGGACCCGGTCGTGATGGCGAACACCATGTACGCCAGCGGCCTGGGCGCCCTCCACCTGGCTCGTCTCGGGATCCTGGTCAGCGAGTCGGCGCCCGGTGTCCCGGTGGTCAGCCAGGTCTCCGCCGAGCAGGTCCGCGAGTACGTCGTGTCCTCCGCGCTGGCAGTGGTGATGCGGGGAGTCCGCGCCAGCTGA
- a CDS encoding acetyl-CoA C-acetyltransferase encodes MADTAHSSVRRAAVIGGNRIPFARSNGAYATASNQEMLTAALDGLVTRFGLEGERIGEVAGGAVLKHSRDFNLVRESVLGTKLAAETAAIDLQQACGTGLQAINYIANKIKLGQLDSGIGGGVDTTSDAPIAISEKLRKKLIQLNNARSTKDRLAVLASIRPGDIGLAIPSNGEPRTKLSMGDHQALTALEWQIAREAQDELAVTSHHNLARSYDEGWQDDLVTPFRGLERDNNLRADSSLEKLATLKPVFGKGEAATMTAGNSTPLTDGASAVLLTSDEWAEAHGLTPLAYFVDSEVAAVDFVNGHEGLLMAPAYAVPRMLARHGLTLQDFDFYEIHEAFASQVLSTLAAWESPVFCKERLGLDAPLGSIDRRKLNVKGSSLAAGHPFAATGGRIVANTAKLLAEKGSGRALVSVCAAGGQGVVAIMER; translated from the coding sequence GTTCGCCCGTTCCAACGGCGCCTACGCCACCGCCTCCAACCAGGAGATGCTGACGGCCGCGCTCGACGGCCTGGTGACCCGGTTCGGGCTCGAGGGTGAACGGATCGGCGAGGTCGCGGGCGGCGCGGTGCTCAAGCACAGCCGCGACTTCAACCTGGTCCGCGAGTCGGTGCTCGGCACCAAGCTCGCCGCGGAGACCGCCGCCATCGACCTCCAGCAGGCCTGCGGCACCGGCCTTCAGGCGATCAACTACATCGCCAACAAGATCAAGCTGGGCCAGCTCGACTCGGGCATCGGCGGCGGTGTGGACACGACGTCCGACGCGCCGATCGCGATCTCCGAGAAGCTCCGCAAGAAGCTCATCCAGCTCAACAACGCCCGGTCGACCAAGGACCGGCTCGCCGTTCTCGCCTCCATCCGCCCGGGCGACATCGGCCTCGCGATCCCGTCCAACGGGGAGCCGCGCACGAAGCTGTCGATGGGTGACCACCAGGCGCTGACCGCGCTCGAGTGGCAGATCGCCCGCGAGGCCCAGGACGAGCTCGCCGTCACGTCCCACCACAACCTCGCCCGGTCCTACGACGAGGGCTGGCAGGACGACCTGGTCACCCCGTTCCGGGGGCTCGAGCGCGACAACAACCTGCGCGCCGACTCATCGCTGGAGAAGCTCGCGACGCTCAAGCCGGTCTTCGGCAAGGGCGAGGCTGCCACCATGACGGCCGGCAACTCGACGCCGCTGACCGACGGCGCGTCCGCCGTGCTGCTGACCTCCGACGAGTGGGCCGAGGCGCACGGACTGACCCCGCTGGCCTACTTCGTCGACTCCGAGGTGGCCGCGGTCGACTTCGTCAACGGTCACGAGGGCCTGCTGATGGCGCCGGCGTACGCCGTGCCGCGGATGCTCGCCCGCCACGGCCTGACCCTCCAGGACTTCGACTTCTACGAGATCCACGAGGCCTTCGCGTCGCAGGTGCTGTCGACCCTCGCCGCGTGGGAGAGCCCGGTCTTCTGCAAGGAGCGCCTCGGCCTCGACGCGCCGCTCGGTTCGATCGACCGCCGCAAGCTCAACGTCAAGGGCTCCTCGCTCGCCGCGGGACACCCGTTCGCCGCGACCGGTGGCCGGATCGTGGCCAACACCGCGAAGCTGCTCGCCGAGAAGGGCTCCGGCCGGGCGCTGGTCTCGGTCTGCGCCGCCGGTGGTCAGGGCGTCGTCGCGATCATGGAGCGCTGA